A single genomic interval of Selenobaculum gibii harbors:
- a CDS encoding response regulator — translation MKQEILIVDDEQSIRELLKFNLEKAGYIIRLADNGKSALEEVGLKTDLILLDLMLPELDGLEVCRRLKGDVKTSSIPIIMLTAKNEEIDKILGLELGADDYLTKPFSPRELIARIKAVLRRSNKDTTVVGEFKVGNLKMNFSTYKTFIGRTQIELTPKEYELLKLFITNIDRAYSREELLDKIWGYEYYGDTRTVDVHVRHLRAKLSIESQLAEAIETVRGVGYRFTDLKGSQ, via the coding sequence ATGAAGCAAGAAATCCTTATTGTCGATGATGAACAATCGATTCGTGAATTATTAAAATTTAATTTAGAGAAAGCCGGTTATATTATAAGACTTGCGGATAATGGAAAAAGTGCATTAGAAGAAGTTGGCTTAAAGACGGATTTAATCCTTTTAGATTTAATGTTGCCTGAATTGGATGGACTGGAAGTATGCCGTAGATTAAAGGGAGATGTAAAGACATCCAGTATTCCGATTATTATGCTGACAGCAAAAAATGAAGAAATTGATAAAATTCTTGGTTTAGAATTAGGAGCGGATGATTACTTAACGAAACCTTTTAGCCCAAGAGAGTTAATTGCGCGAATTAAAGCAGTACTCAGAAGGAGTAATAAAGATACGACAGTTGTTGGTGAATTTAAAGTCGGCAATTTAAAAATGAATTTTAGCACATATAAAACATTTATTGGAAGAACACAGATAGAATTGACCCCAAAAGAATATGAATTACTGAAGTTGTTTATTACGAATATTGATCGGGCATATTCTCGTGAAGAACTACTGGATAAAATATGGGGATATGAATATTATGGAGATACGAGAACTGTAGATGTACATGTGCGTCATTTACGTGCAAAGCTTAGTATTGAATCTCAGTTAGCAGAAGCAATTGAAACAGTACGTGGTGTTGGCTATAGATTTACAGATTTGAAAGGCAGTCAATGA
- a CDS encoding SDR family NAD(P)-dependent oxidoreductase — MEKKVAVITGGTSGIGLAAAKCLLRDGYQIVLIGRSETRGKLAVKLLGENAAFFSGDVSKVSECKRLAKKIDASYGQIHTLVNSAGIYLEKSIGDMTEEDFLAVMDTNVKGTYFMCKECLPLLAKDGTASIVNVSSDAGLKGNYLCSAYCASKGAVTLFTKALALEVAAEGIRVNCVCPADIDTPMTRAQFIQNVDESMQLKAMCDVYPLGRIGTPEEVAETIAFLVSEKAAFVTGAAWSIDGGITA; from the coding sequence ATGGAAAAAAAAGTTGCGGTAATCACAGGGGGAACTTCAGGAATTGGGCTTGCTGCTGCAAAATGCTTATTGCGCGACGGATATCAAATCGTTCTCATTGGTCGGTCAGAGACGAGGGGAAAGCTGGCAGTAAAATTGCTTGGGGAAAACGCTGCATTCTTTTCTGGTGATGTTAGTAAAGTCAGCGAATGCAAGCGGTTAGCTAAAAAAATAGATGCAAGTTATGGACAGATACATACATTGGTGAACAGTGCGGGCATTTATCTTGAAAAATCTATTGGCGATATGACGGAAGAAGATTTTTTAGCTGTCATGGATACGAATGTAAAAGGAACATATTTTATGTGTAAGGAATGTTTGCCGTTACTTGCGAAAGATGGCACTGCCTCTATTGTTAATGTGTCTTCAGATGCAGGCTTAAAAGGGAATTATCTTTGTAGTGCTTATTGTGCTTCAAAGGGAGCTGTAACACTATTTACAAAGGCTTTAGCGTTAGAAGTTGCGGCAGAAGGTATTCGGGTAAACTGTGTATGTCCGGCTGATATTGATACGCCAATGACGCGAGCACAATTTATTCAAAATGTAGATGAATCTATGCAGTTAAAAGCGATGTGTGATGTGTATCCACTGGGGCGGATTGGAACTCCAGAAGAGGTGGCAGAAACTATCGCTTTTTTAGTATCTGAAAAAGCTGCTTTTGTAACAGGTGCAGCCTGGAGTATTGATGGTGGAATAACAGCATAA
- the pstB gene encoding phosphate ABC transporter ATP-binding protein PstB — MEYTIAAKNLKLYYGESLALKGVSLNVEKNTVVALIGPSGCGKSTFLKTLNRMNDLVESVRIEGEVKLDGVNIYQPNTDVVELRKRVGMVFQRPNPFPMSIYDNIAYGPRIHGTNNKKVLDELVEKSLRGAALWDEVKDRLNASAMGMSGGQQQRLCIARLLAVEPEVLLMDEPCSALDPISTMKIEELVTELKEKYTIVMVTHNMQQAARVSDYTAFFLSGELIEHDKTDVIFTRPSNQKTEDYITGRFG; from the coding sequence ATGGAATATACGATAGCAGCAAAAAATTTAAAATTATATTATGGCGAGAGTCTTGCATTAAAGGGCGTTTCTTTAAACGTTGAGAAGAATACAGTTGTTGCGCTCATTGGGCCATCTGGTTGTGGAAAATCTACTTTTCTTAAAACTTTAAATAGAATGAATGATTTAGTTGAAAGCGTTCGAATTGAAGGCGAAGTTAAACTTGATGGGGTGAACATTTATCAGCCAAATACAGATGTTGTAGAATTAAGAAAACGAGTTGGCATGGTATTTCAGCGCCCAAACCCGTTTCCAATGTCTATTTACGACAATATCGCTTATGGGCCGCGAATTCATGGAACGAATAACAAAAAGGTATTAGATGAATTAGTAGAAAAAAGTTTGCGTGGTGCGGCACTTTGGGATGAGGTGAAAGATCGGTTAAATGCTTCTGCAATGGGCATGTCAGGGGGTCAGCAACAAAGACTTTGTATTGCTAGATTGCTTGCTGTAGAACCAGAGGTTTTGTTAATGGATGAACCGTGTTCTGCGCTCGATCCGATTTCAACGATGAAAATCGAGGAACTAGTTACGGAATTAAAAGAAAAATATACGATTGTCATGGTTACTCATAACATGCAACAAGCGGCTCGAGTATCTGATTATACGGCGTTCTTTTTATCGGGCGAATTAATTGAGCATGATAAAACTGATGTTATTTTTACTAGACCATCCAATCAGAAAACTGAAGATTATATAACGGGTAGATTTGGTTAA
- a CDS encoding MarR family winged helix-turn-helix transcriptional regulator, whose amino-acid sequence MTRSIPSKKVLEKHAQIMPEINPSAVIAMLEVLQAADEIQHAVIDVLEKNYQLSKGKLHVMIILHQSQKEGITPSSLAEKVGVTRATISAMLRRMKRDGLTYSFSDIEDGRGKKVCLTEKGWNFMNEILPGHYLRITKLMGKLSETERENLIELLKKIVKN is encoded by the coding sequence ATGACAAGATCAATTCCATCCAAAAAAGTTTTAGAAAAACATGCTCAGATTATGCCGGAAATTAATCCTTCGGCGGTAATTGCAATGCTAGAAGTGTTGCAGGCTGCGGATGAAATTCAGCATGCAGTTATTGATGTTTTAGAGAAAAACTATCAATTGTCTAAAGGAAAATTACATGTGATGATCATTCTACATCAGTCGCAGAAAGAAGGAATAACACCATCGAGTTTAGCAGAAAAAGTTGGTGTGACTCGTGCTACGATTAGTGCAATGCTGCGTCGAATGAAACGAGATGGACTAACCTATTCTTTTTCTGATATAGAGGACGGAAGAGGAAAGAAAGTTTGTTTAACTGAGAAGGGGTGGAATTTCATGAATGAGATTTTACCTGGACATTATTTAAGAATAACAAAATTAATGGGAAAACTCTCGGAAACTGAGCGAGAAAATTTAATTGAGCTATTAAAAAAAATTGTGAAAAATTGA
- the pflA gene encoding pyruvate formate-lyase-activating protein, which translates to MTQSNLVGYYHSKETFGTVDGRGIRYVLFLTKCGLGCAFCHNPDTWQAGEKTITVDEVISDYKQYESFYQSTNGGITISGGEPLLQAEFVAELLRKCKQAGIHTTLDTAGFYSKEALEKVLPYCDQILFSLKAANIDTHKYLTVTDNVTILENLQYAALHAPVIVRYVVVPTVNDSLSEIKTLAQILKRFAPNAKVELLGYHIMGKYKWDNLQLEYKLSEVNPAGKKDLAKVREILENENISMLIAYE; encoded by the coding sequence ATGACGCAGTCTAATCTTGTTGGGTATTATCACTCAAAGGAAACCTTTGGTACAGTAGATGGCAGAGGTATTCGTTATGTATTATTTTTAACAAAATGCGGACTAGGCTGTGCGTTTTGTCATAATCCAGATACCTGGCAAGCGGGTGAAAAGACGATAACCGTGGATGAAGTCATTAGTGATTACAAGCAGTATGAATCTTTTTATCAGTCCACTAATGGCGGCATTACCATTAGTGGTGGTGAGCCGCTTTTACAGGCAGAGTTTGTAGCTGAACTTTTAAGAAAATGTAAACAAGCAGGAATTCATACAACGCTTGATACGGCTGGATTTTATTCGAAGGAAGCACTTGAAAAGGTTTTGCCCTATTGCGATCAGATTCTATTTTCTTTAAAGGCTGCGAACATAGATACGCATAAATATTTAACGGTAACAGATAATGTGACGATATTAGAAAACTTGCAATATGCCGCTTTACATGCTCCAGTTATCGTAAGATATGTCGTTGTACCAACGGTGAATGATTCATTGTCAGAAATAAAAACGTTGGCACAGATATTGAAAAGGTTTGCTCCCAATGCTAAAGTGGAATTGCTAGGCTATCATATTATGGGAAAATATAAATGGGATAACTTGCAGTTGGAGTATAAATTGTCAGAGGTAAATCCAGCGGGCAAAAAGGATTTAGCAAAAGTTCGTGAAATTCTTGAAAATGAAAATATTTCAATGTTAATTGCCTATGAATAA
- a CDS encoding L,D-transpeptidase family protein, translated as MKKVLSEEIALFAICASFFATEVEAGTLLDKSDQIVLVRAKETLAKVGFYEKNNKSHWIEKWQTSGYIGRNGLTTDKHEGDGKTPIGVYDLGLAFGVEKNPGTKIPYKELDEKDVWVDDINSKYYNRYVRSDIADKDWISEEHLCNYKESYTYAIVIEYNTQPIVRGAGSAVFLHVETKEPTAGCVSIPKKYMKKFLQLLKPGAKIIITRY; from the coding sequence ATGAAGAAGGTTTTATCAGAAGAGATAGCACTATTTGCGATATGCGCTTCATTTTTTGCAACAGAAGTTGAGGCAGGTACATTGTTAGATAAAAGTGATCAAATTGTATTAGTGCGGGCAAAAGAGACGCTGGCTAAAGTAGGTTTTTATGAAAAAAATAATAAAAGTCATTGGATTGAAAAATGGCAGACGAGCGGTTACATTGGAAGAAATGGGCTAACGACGGATAAACATGAAGGCGATGGGAAAACGCCAATTGGTGTATATGATCTTGGTTTAGCTTTTGGCGTAGAAAAAAATCCTGGAACAAAAATTCCCTATAAAGAACTCGATGAAAAAGATGTGTGGGTCGATGATATAAATTCTAAGTATTATAATCGATATGTGAGAAGTGATATTGCTGATAAAGATTGGATTTCAGAGGAACATTTATGCAATTATAAAGAAAGTTATACTTATGCAATTGTAATTGAATATAATACTCAGCCGATTGTGAGAGGAGCTGGTTCAGCAGTTTTTTTACATGTTGAAACTAAGGAACCTACAGCGGGATGTGTGAGTATTCCAAAAAAATATATGAAAAAGTTTTTGCAACTATTAAAACCAGGTGCTAAAATTATTATTACCAGGTACTAA
- the mazG gene encoding bifunctional methyltransferase/pyrophosphohydrolase YabN — translation MGEITIVGLGPGSFGYITMETWDKITSAETLLLRTAKHPTVEEMQARGVQFNSYDYVYNTKETFEEVYQTIANDCISRAQCGENIVYAVPGSPLVAEKTVVLIRELGKKLKVKVNILAGMSFIEVLYVRLGIDPIEGLTVIDSKDIDRLVCSTENGIVITQVYNSQVASDTKLSLMEIYPDDFKVTLIQNLGLPNEKIIEIALYELDRQTGIDHLTSLYIPPYKQSQECFDLAPLTDVMARLRSPGGCVWDIEQTHRSLRRNLIEEVYEVVEAIDFENAELLCEELGDLLLQIVFHARMAEETGVFSMQDVIDGITEKLIRRHPHVFGDVTVRDAGEVVLNWEEIKRKEKAKERTHILDGVPKDLPSLMRAYKLQHKAAKVGFDWDNITPVWDKIEEEIKELKEAIALSDPKKVEEELGDVIFSIVNLSRFLKVDAEIALNSTNNKFVKRFSYIENKLKDEGKSWKETALEELDKYWNEAKVTFLM, via the coding sequence ATGGGAGAAATAACGATTGTTGGACTTGGACCGGGATCATTTGGGTATATTACGATGGAAACGTGGGATAAAATAACATCGGCTGAAACGCTTTTGCTTAGAACTGCGAAACATCCAACCGTGGAGGAAATGCAAGCTAGAGGTGTTCAGTTTAACTCATATGATTATGTGTATAATACAAAAGAGACCTTTGAAGAGGTCTATCAAACGATTGCAAATGATTGCATAAGTCGTGCACAATGCGGAGAAAATATTGTATACGCTGTTCCAGGCAGTCCGCTGGTTGCTGAAAAAACAGTAGTTTTGATTCGCGAATTAGGTAAAAAACTAAAGGTAAAAGTTAATATTTTAGCTGGAATGAGTTTTATTGAAGTCTTGTATGTTAGATTAGGAATTGATCCGATTGAAGGTCTTACCGTAATTGATAGCAAGGACATTGATCGATTGGTTTGTAGTACAGAAAATGGGATTGTGATTACGCAGGTGTATAACAGTCAAGTTGCATCGGATACAAAATTAAGCTTAATGGAAATTTATCCAGATGATTTTAAAGTCACATTAATTCAAAATTTAGGGTTGCCAAATGAAAAAATAATAGAGATAGCATTGTATGAATTAGATCGGCAAACAGGAATTGATCACTTGACAAGCCTTTATATTCCTCCGTATAAACAATCGCAAGAATGTTTTGATTTAGCTCCGCTTACGGATGTAATGGCAAGACTTCGCTCACCCGGCGGATGTGTATGGGATATTGAGCAAACACATCGTTCGTTAAGGCGAAATCTAATTGAAGAGGTATATGAAGTAGTAGAGGCAATTGATTTTGAAAATGCGGAGCTCTTATGTGAAGAGTTGGGGGATTTGCTTTTACAAATTGTGTTTCATGCACGTATGGCAGAAGAAACAGGGGTTTTTTCGATGCAAGATGTGATTGATGGAATTACAGAAAAATTAATTCGTCGTCATCCCCATGTTTTTGGTGATGTTACAGTACGTGATGCTGGTGAAGTTGTATTGAACTGGGAAGAAATTAAACGCAAAGAAAAAGCAAAAGAACGTACGCATATTCTTGATGGTGTGCCAAAAGATTTACCATCATTAATGCGTGCATATAAATTACAACATAAAGCTGCAAAAGTTGGCTTTGATTGGGATAATATTACCCCAGTTTGGGATAAAATAGAGGAAGAAATTAAAGAATTAAAAGAAGCTATCGCGTTGTCTGATCCAAAAAAAGTAGAAGAAGAATTGGGTGATGTGATATTCTCAATTGTAAATTTATCAAGATTTCTAAAAGTAGATGCTGAAATTGCATTAAATTCGACAAATAATAAATTTGTTAAAAGATTTTCTTATATTGAAAATAAGTTGAAAGATGAAGGAAAATCATGGAAGGAAACAGCGTTAGAAGAGCTTGATAAGTACTGGAATGAGGCGAAAGTCACATTTTTGATGTAA
- a CDS encoding HlyD family secretion protein gives MDLKKKSFRMGIVLLSLFFIGGIILLYKGNDAIALAVEKKAGILTAEQVKVAFDSVGGRLTCEAVKEAQNVKKGDILMVLDSTDIDLSIAKIKAQIAQIDAQINALNGSIKIGYAKTDTNEKQSFRQIDQQREALNSARATYENKLLDYNRKVELASVGAIAQSELDNAQMNLNVAQANVAREEQSLATLLAGVNDTGNTDELNLPLITQARSELDNKQYDVQSLIGQKQFLEAELRELEVNKERLILRASEDGKILKVLAKEGEMVAANVPVILLESKRCYYDIYLSEEQAVKLAEGDTVIGKTVADKKDIEGTVRFITPAPGFADLKMTREKGQADLSAFQVRIYTERENGILPGMTVEVTKDEFTKR, from the coding sequence ATGGATTTAAAGAAAAAATCATTTCGTATGGGTATTGTACTTTTGTCTTTATTTTTTATTGGAGGAATCATTTTACTTTATAAAGGAAATGATGCGATTGCTTTAGCTGTAGAAAAAAAAGCTGGAATTTTAACAGCAGAACAAGTAAAAGTCGCTTTTGATTCGGTAGGCGGGCGTTTAACTTGTGAAGCAGTAAAGGAAGCGCAAAATGTAAAGAAAGGAGATATTCTAATGGTGCTAGATAGTACGGATATCGATCTTTCTATTGCAAAAATAAAAGCACAAATTGCACAAATTGATGCGCAAATAAATGCTTTAAATGGTTCAATTAAAATTGGCTATGCAAAAACGGATACGAATGAGAAGCAAAGTTTTCGTCAAATTGATCAACAAAGGGAAGCCTTAAATTCTGCTAGAGCAACTTATGAAAATAAACTATTGGACTATAATCGAAAAGTTGAGCTGGCTTCAGTTGGTGCGATTGCCCAATCAGAATTAGATAATGCACAGATGAATTTAAATGTTGCACAGGCTAATGTTGCACGCGAAGAGCAATCACTGGCAACTTTACTTGCTGGTGTGAATGATACAGGAAATACCGACGAATTAAATTTACCACTTATTACCCAAGCGAGAAGTGAATTGGATAATAAACAGTATGATGTTCAAAGTCTTATTGGACAAAAACAATTTCTAGAGGCTGAATTAAGAGAATTAGAAGTAAATAAAGAACGGTTAATTCTTAGGGCATCAGAAGATGGAAAGATATTAAAAGTATTGGCGAAAGAAGGTGAAATGGTTGCAGCGAATGTTCCCGTAATTTTATTAGAAAGCAAACGTTGCTATTATGATATTTACTTAAGTGAAGAACAGGCAGTAAAGCTTGCCGAAGGGGATACTGTTATTGGAAAAACTGTAGCCGATAAAAAAGATATTGAAGGTACTGTACGCTTTATTACGCCAGCTCCTGGTTTTGCTGATCTTAAAATGACGCGCGAAAAAGGACAAGCGGATTTATCTGCATTCCAAGTTAGAATTTATACAGAGCGAGAAAATGGAATTTTGCCGGGCATGACAGTTGAGGTGACAAAAGATGAATTCACTAAAAGATGA
- a CDS encoding ABC transporter permease — protein MNSLKDELGFFFSGRGMPYEKVSLMVAIVVAIVFSMVFSNNYIKDASVSVIDLDNSKYSRELIKRLDASPYIGIQHVVNVPVEPKSLFYRDKSVAVIYLPNDLEKNRYTYSSGSIGVFYDQSNAAQTGNLKAALNEFIAMENQKNIEEFATVNGTMMQDSSILLHDRELFNPADSAANGENLGFLMFFSLMFFVFATIGLVPRLRLEKKWEHQLYEETPFSLILRIVPYGCCFITAIIVGLAILRVVGDLTIAGNFFLFLLSLVLLVISTGMMSLLFGWNAANPGVAASRMILFIPGGFILGGMTGPIPILPEWAQLLSNFFPLVWVYRFTRDVLLRGASFMDCAQDFGGFMIYTAIIAMFFCIRFYREQNLNVLPVEE, from the coding sequence ATGAATTCACTAAAAGATGAGTTGGGATTTTTCTTTTCCGGACGAGGAATGCCTTATGAAAAAGTATCGTTGATGGTTGCTATTGTCGTAGCAATTGTTTTTTCTATGGTTTTTTCCAATAATTACATCAAAGATGCAAGCGTTTCAGTAATTGACTTAGATAATTCAAAATATAGTCGAGAGTTGATTAAGCGGTTAGATGCATCTCCCTATATTGGTATTCAACATGTTGTCAATGTGCCTGTGGAACCTAAAAGTTTATTTTATCGCGATAAAAGTGTAGCGGTTATTTATTTACCAAATGATTTAGAAAAAAATCGTTATACCTATTCGTCAGGAAGTATTGGAGTATTTTATGACCAAAGTAATGCTGCACAGACTGGAAATTTAAAAGCTGCATTAAATGAATTTATTGCAATGGAAAATCAAAAAAATATAGAAGAATTTGCGACTGTAAATGGGACTATGATGCAAGATAGCAGTATTCTTTTGCATGATAGAGAACTTTTTAATCCGGCTGATTCAGCGGCGAATGGTGAAAATCTTGGCTTTTTAATGTTCTTTTCACTAATGTTTTTTGTTTTTGCAACGATTGGGCTTGTGCCAAGGCTTCGCTTAGAGAAAAAGTGGGAGCATCAACTTTATGAAGAAACTCCCTTTTCTTTAATATTGAGAATTGTTCCTTATGGATGCTGCTTTATTACAGCAATTATCGTCGGTCTGGCAATTTTGAGAGTTGTGGGGGATTTAACGATCGCGGGAAACTTTTTTCTTTTTCTTTTATCACTTGTTTTATTAGTTATTTCTACAGGGATGATGAGTCTGCTTTTTGGTTGGAATGCTGCAAATCCTGGAGTTGCAGCAAGTCGGATGATTCTTTTTATTCCTGGAGGTTTTATTCTCGGTGGGATGACAGGCCCGATTCCGATTCTTCCAGAGTGGGCGCAGCTTTTATCTAACTTTTTTCCCTTAGTTTGGGTATATCGTTTTACACGAGATGTTTTATTGCGGGGCGCGTCGTTTATGGATTGTGCACAAGATTTTGGTGGGTTTATGATTTATACAGCAATTATTGCTATGTTTTTTTGCATTCGATTTTATCGGGAACAAAATCTAAATGTTTTGCCTGTTGAAGAATAG
- the pflB gene encoding formate C-acetyltransferase, with protein MDFEYWQGFNEGRWQQIIDVRNFIQANYKPYDGNADFLAGITDKTKRVWDKCLDLLALEHEKGGVLDVDTTKVSKIVSHKAGYIDKENEVILGLQTEKPLCRGVVVNGGERMAEQACSEYGYTLSPEIKEIYTNHATTHNSAVFSVYTPEMRKARKLGIITGLPDAYGRGRIIGDYRRIALYGIDVLIEKKQRDLDVLFDKPMDEETLRSRSEIAQQIKALKDMIAMAKEYGCDIARPARNAKEAVQAVYFGYLAAIKEQNGAAMSIGRVSTFLDIYIERDLKKGILTEETAQELMDQFVIKLRLARMLRTPEYNELFAGDPLWVTESIGGIGQDGRSMVTKSSYRILHTLYNLGPAPEPNLTVLWSDKLPENFKKFCAQVSIDTSAIQYENDEIMRPIYGDDYGIACCVSAMQIGGQMQFFGARANLAKSLLLAINGGKDENTAEQLSPSMPILTDEYLDYDKVRKNYSEVLEWLAELYVNTMNLIHFMHDRHAYEAGQMALHHSEVKRLMAFGVAGLSVAVDSLSAIRYAKVKAIRDENGIAKDFAIEGDFPKYGNNDERVDSMVKELTHEFITKLRKHPAYRNAEHTLSVLTITSNVMYGKKTGATPDGRKAGEAFAPGANPMHGRDQHGALAAMKSVTNISYSDCRDGISYTFSIVPGALGKTAEERRKNLVALLDGYSLLKGHHININVFDRSLLEAAMQEPEKYPQLTIRVSGYAVNFVKLSKAHQLEVIRRTFYDAV; from the coding sequence ATGGATTTTGAATATTGGCAAGGTTTTAATGAGGGTAGATGGCAACAAATTATTGATGTAAGAAATTTTATTCAAGCAAATTATAAGCCTTATGATGGCAACGCAGATTTCTTAGCAGGGATTACTGATAAAACAAAAAGAGTATGGGATAAATGTCTGGATTTATTAGCACTTGAACACGAAAAAGGTGGTGTTCTTGATGTAGATACAACGAAAGTTTCTAAGATTGTATCGCATAAAGCTGGATACATTGACAAAGAGAATGAAGTGATTTTGGGACTTCAGACGGAAAAACCATTATGCCGTGGTGTTGTTGTAAACGGTGGAGAACGTATGGCTGAGCAGGCTTGTAGTGAATATGGCTATACACTAAGCCCTGAAATTAAAGAGATTTACACGAATCATGCAACTACGCATAATAGTGCAGTATTTAGTGTTTATACTCCAGAGATGCGCAAGGCTCGTAAATTAGGAATTATTACAGGTCTTCCTGATGCGTATGGTAGAGGGAGAATTATTGGCGATTATCGTCGTATTGCTCTCTATGGAATTGATGTTCTTATTGAAAAAAAACAACGTGATTTGGATGTTTTATTTGATAAACCTATGGATGAAGAAACGTTGCGTAGCCGTAGTGAAATTGCTCAGCAAATAAAAGCGCTTAAAGATATGATTGCTATGGCAAAAGAATATGGCTGTGATATTGCAAGGCCAGCAAGAAATGCAAAAGAAGCAGTCCAAGCTGTATACTTTGGTTATTTAGCCGCAATTAAAGAACAAAATGGAGCGGCAATGTCGATTGGCCGTGTTTCTACGTTCTTAGATATCTATATTGAACGCGACTTGAAAAAGGGTATTTTAACAGAAGAAACAGCACAAGAATTGATGGATCAATTTGTCATTAAACTTCGTTTGGCAAGAATGCTTAGAACCCCAGAATACAACGAATTATTTGCTGGTGATCCGTTATGGGTAACCGAATCTATCGGTGGAATTGGTCAAGATGGCCGTAGCATGGTAACAAAAAGTTCTTACCGTATTTTGCATACGTTATATAACCTTGGCCCAGCACCAGAACCGAATCTAACTGTATTATGGTCAGATAAATTACCGGAAAATTTTAAGAAGTTTTGTGCGCAGGTTTCGATTGATACAAGTGCAATTCAATATGAGAATGATGAAATTATGCGTCCAATTTACGGCGATGATTATGGAATTGCCTGCTGTGTATCTGCAATGCAAATTGGCGGACAAATGCAATTCTTTGGCGCACGGGCAAATTTAGCAAAATCTTTATTATTAGCAATCAATGGTGGTAAAGATGAAAATACAGCTGAACAATTATCACCATCGATGCCAATCTTGACAGATGAATATTTGGATTACGATAAAGTGCGTAAAAATTATTCTGAGGTATTAGAATGGTTGGCAGAGTTATATGTAAACACGATGAATTTAATTCATTTCATGCATGATCGTCATGCATATGAAGCGGGACAAATGGCGCTTCATCATAGCGAAGTAAAACGTTTGATGGCGTTTGGTGTAGCAGGATTATCCGTTGCAGTAGATTCTTTAAGTGCGATTCGCTACGCGAAAGTAAAAGCAATTCGTGATGAAAATGGAATTGCAAAAGATTTTGCAATTGAGGGTGATTTCCCTAAGTATGGGAACAATGATGAACGCGTTGATAGTATGGTAAAAGAATTAACGCATGAATTTATTACAAAACTTAGAAAGCATCCTGCATATCGTAATGCAGAGCATACTTTATCTGTGCTTACGATTACTTCGAATGTTATGTATGGCAAGAAAACGGGAGCTACTCCAGACGGGCGTAAAGCTGGTGAAGCTTTTGCACCTGGGGCAAATCCTATGCATGGACGTGATCAACATGGAGCATTGGCGGCGATGAAATCGGTAACAAATATTTCTTATAGCGATTGCCGTGACGGTATTTCTTATACTTTCTCCATCGTACCAGGAGCCTTGGGCAAGACTGCTGAAGAACGCAGGAAAAACCTCGTTGCTTTGCTAGACGGTTATTCCTTATTAAAAGGACACCATATCAATATCAATGTATTTGATCGTTCGTTGTTAGAAGCGGCAATGCAAGAGCCGGAAAAATATCCACAACTTACGATTCGCGTTTCTGGTTATGCGGTTAATTTCGTGAAATTGAGTAAAGCACATCAATTAGAAGTGATTCGCAGGACTTTCTATGACGCAGTCTAA
- a CDS encoding HU family DNA-binding protein, which produces MNKTELVASVAEKAGLTKKDAEKAVNALFASVEEALVANDKVQVIGFGTFEVKEREERKGRNPQTGAEITIPASKNPVFKAGKGLKDAVNA; this is translated from the coding sequence GTGAATAAAACTGAATTAGTAGCTAGCGTTGCTGAAAAAGCTGGCTTAACGAAAAAAGATGCTGAAAAAGCGGTGAATGCGCTATTTGCTAGCGTAGAAGAAGCTTTAGTAGCAAATGACAAAGTTCAAGTAATTGGTTTCGGTACTTTCGAAGTTAAAGAACGTGAAGAAAGAAAAGGCCGCAATCCACAAACTGGTGCTGAAATTACAATTCCTGCATCGAAAAACCCTGTTTTCAAAGCAGGTAAAGGTCTTAAAGACGCTGTAAATGCATAA